A region from the Leptolyngbya iicbica LK genome encodes:
- a CDS encoding response regulator — translation MTIDPYKMLLIDDDPNDIELVQLAIQDLNFIQTLDVLTDGAQALEYLVGNQNRQPAPSLPQFVLMDLKLPKLTGIEVLQAIRQNRRTRTLPVVIMTSSSEDSDIRDCYELGVNSYVVKPLDFYRFQEFVKSVGSYWMTINSPLAF, via the coding sequence ATGACAATCGATCCATATAAAATGCTGTTGATAGACGACGATCCCAACGATATAGAACTCGTCCAACTAGCGATTCAAGACCTCAACTTTATTCAAACTTTAGATGTTTTGACCGACGGGGCTCAAGCCCTCGAATACTTAGTGGGCAACCAAAATCGACAACCCGCACCCTCACTGCCACAATTTGTGTTGATGGACTTAAAGCTGCCAAAATTAACGGGGATTGAAGTTTTACAGGCAATTCGTCAAAATCGTCGGACACGAACTTTGCCGGTTGTTATTATGACTTCATCGTCAGAAGATAGCGATATCAGGGACTGTTACGAACTAGGCGTAAATAGCTACGTCGTCAAACCATTAGATTTTTATCGATTTCAGGAATTCGTGAAATCGGTTGGAAGCTATTGGATGACGATTAATTCCCCCTTAGCGTTTTGA
- a CDS encoding IS630 family transposase — protein MSNRKIEYWVIPPEANSEFVAQMEEVLDVYARPYDASCPVICMDEQPIQFHKEIIQPIEATVKHPKRVDYEYERAGTASIFMFTEPLSGWRQATARARRTKVDWAIEVAALLEGRYAKCEQVLLVCDNLNTHTKGAFYEAFEPERARQLVRRLQFCHTPKHGSWLNIAENELSAMTRQCVDGRRFGDIDTLRDEIAAWSTDINNAQRGVDWQMKVDDARSKLTSVYPKIKL, from the coding sequence ATGAGCAACCGCAAGATAGAGTATTGGGTGATTCCACCTGAGGCCAATAGCGAGTTTGTGGCGCAGATGGAAGAAGTCTTGGATGTCTATGCTCGGCCTTATGACGCGAGCTGTCCGGTGATCTGCATGGACGAGCAACCGATTCAGTTCCACAAAGAAATTATTCAACCGATTGAAGCCACTGTGAAGCATCCTAAACGGGTCGACTACGAATATGAGCGCGCAGGAACCGCCAGTATCTTCATGTTCACAGAACCGCTGAGCGGTTGGCGGCAAGCAACGGCGCGAGCCCGGCGGACAAAGGTCGACTGGGCGATAGAAGTGGCCGCTTTGCTAGAAGGGCGCTACGCCAAGTGCGAGCAAGTTTTACTGGTCTGCGACAACCTCAATACCCACACCAAGGGAGCTTTCTATGAAGCCTTTGAACCTGAGCGGGCCCGCCAATTAGTCCGACGTCTTCAGTTTTGCCATACTCCTAAACACGGCAGTTGGCTCAATATTGCTGAAAACGAGTTGAGCGCGATGACACGTCAGTGTGTTGACGGCAGGCGCTTTGGCGATATTGACACCCTCAGAGATGAAATTGCCGCTTGGTCGACCGACATCAACAATGCTCAGCGAGGAGTTGATTGGCAGATGAAAGTTGATGATGCCAGAAGCAAGTTGACCTCTGTCTACCCTAAAATCAAGCTTTGA
- the cobQ gene encoding cobyric acid synthase CobQ, translating into MQAIMVVGTTSHAGKSLVATALCRMLSRRGWRVAPFKGQNMALNAYVTNAGAEIGYAQAVQAWAAKVAPQAEMNPILLKPQGDMTSQVVLRGRAVGRIAAKDYYEKFFDTGWQAIQESLSRLEQEFDFLVCEGAGSPAEINLKHRDLTNMRVAKHLNAPTVLVADIERGGVFAHIVGTLELLDPDERQLVKGIIINKFRGQKDILQPGIDWLQERTGIPVIGVLPMLNQAFPAEDSLSLLERTTNKANASITIAVIKLPHISNFTDFDPLESEESVRVRYVSPGEDLGYPDAVVLPGTKTTIADMLVLQRSGLAEAIQNYMHAGGTVLGICGGFQMMGEYLADPEGIEGQDGRYKGLQLVPIRTVITTRKIARQRETSSQYPQLGLPITGYELHQGRTQLVAPEEATSSLKFDFLFEDKSLGIVDTRQALWGTYLHGLFDNGPWRRAWLNCLRQQRGLGSLPTGVANFREQREIMLDGLADEVETYLDLAPLLPSSKGGTGG; encoded by the coding sequence ATGCAGGCGATTATGGTAGTGGGTACTACATCCCACGCAGGCAAATCCCTAGTGGCCACTGCCCTTTGTCGTATGTTGAGTCGTCGCGGCTGGCGGGTAGCCCCATTCAAAGGGCAAAACATGGCCCTCAACGCTTATGTCACGAACGCCGGAGCCGAAATTGGGTATGCCCAGGCGGTGCAGGCTTGGGCTGCTAAGGTTGCACCCCAGGCAGAAATGAATCCCATTTTGCTCAAACCCCAAGGCGATATGACCTCACAGGTCGTGCTGCGGGGACGGGCTGTGGGTCGCATTGCCGCCAAAGATTACTACGAAAAGTTTTTTGACACAGGTTGGCAAGCGATTCAAGAAAGTCTGAGTCGCCTGGAACAAGAATTTGATTTTTTGGTGTGTGAAGGAGCGGGCAGCCCCGCCGAAATCAACCTCAAACATCGTGACCTGACGAATATGCGGGTGGCCAAGCATCTCAATGCGCCTACGGTATTGGTGGCAGACATTGAGCGAGGGGGGGTGTTTGCTCACATTGTGGGGACGTTAGAACTGCTTGATCCTGATGAGCGGCAGTTGGTCAAAGGCATCATTATCAATAAATTTCGTGGGCAAAAAGACATCCTGCAACCGGGTATTGACTGGTTACAAGAGCGTACGGGGATTCCGGTGATTGGGGTATTGCCCATGCTCAATCAGGCATTTCCGGCTGAAGATTCCCTCTCCTTGCTGGAACGAACGACGAACAAAGCAAATGCTTCGATTACGATCGCGGTAATCAAATTACCGCACATTTCCAACTTCACTGACTTTGACCCGCTGGAGTCAGAAGAGTCAGTGCGCGTGCGATATGTCAGTCCTGGCGAAGATTTGGGCTATCCCGATGCGGTGGTGTTGCCCGGTACCAAAACTACGATCGCTGACATGCTGGTCTTGCAGCGATCGGGATTGGCCGAAGCGATTCAAAATTATATGCACGCGGGCGGCACTGTCCTCGGCATTTGTGGTGGCTTCCAAATGATGGGGGAATATTTGGCCGACCCAGAAGGCATCGAGGGACAAGATGGGCGTTATAAAGGTTTGCAACTGGTACCCATCCGCACCGTGATTACCACTCGTAAAATTGCCCGCCAGCGCGAGACCAGTTCACAATATCCGCAATTGGGCTTGCCGATCACCGGATATGAACTGCATCAAGGCCGCACCCAACTGGTGGCCCCGGAAGAAGCCACCAGTAGTCTGAAATTTGATTTCCTCTTTGAAGACAAATCGCTGGGCATTGTGGATACGCGGCAAGCTTTGTGGGGCACCTATCTACATGGATTATTCGACAATGGCCCTTGGCGGCGGGCTTGGCTTAATTGCTTGCGCCAACAGCGAGGGCTAGGGTCACTGCCGACTGGCGTTGCCAACTTTCGCGAACAACGAGAAATCATGCTGGATGGCTTGGCGGATGAAGTGGAAACTTACCTCGATTTAGCTCCCCTGTTGCCGTCGTCTAAGGGTGGAACTGGAGGTTAA
- a CDS encoding EAL domain-containing protein — translation MANRFLSIQGATTDLSDSNQPIATPSSLRLMIVEDVQEDVELIELALNTAGIDCAIQVADSLQKCESLLQNEEFDAVLADYRLPGLHAPDVFQAVQAQKPFLPFILVTGSLGEEAAVECIKTGMTDYVLKDRLYRLPTVLGRALAEAQLKQQQRRALRQIEQQAWRESILNQIFQAIRETLISEEVLQTTVDQLQAALGVDRCIVAQPTLDGEQVIVEYVSLSSPELPSFQGLACQLCRHFAPQLKAGQQLMLTVEDTALSLIEADFLQEYGLQSALLTPLNYQQEYLGALTLHQIDSPRQWSWAERSLVQAVAEQCAIAIYQIKLYAQAQNELEQRRRIEDQLRHDAFHDGLTGLPNRALFLDRLNHARQIAHRDQTETAPHELGDFAVLFLDLDDFRIVNDSLGHDAGDFLLQVVATRLDQCLRVGDTLARTSGDEFAILLEDINSIDDVLVVVESIQAILQQPITLESQEIFISSCIGIVIDAPNYDDASQLLRDADTAMYQAKNKGRNSYQIFNWTMHTEVKQRLQLENDLRRALNKDEFVLFYQPIYRLSPQQKHRLCGFEALIRWHDPELGMRSPDSFIPIAEQTGLILPMGEWVIWQACRQWQQWIQRWPQLQQGGNISVNLSPMQFVQPDLPGQIDRIVSHTGINFRQLRIEITESALMQNETAALETLKQLKAKNIQVAMDDFGTGYSSLSYLLRFPKDVLKIDKSFISTLEQSSDSQAIVKTIMALGKNMELDIVAEGIETAAQVQFLLEQGCALGQGYWFSEPLTEVQAEQILEQHFATS, via the coding sequence ATGGCCAATCGTTTTCTCTCCATTCAAGGAGCGACTACTGATCTTTCTGACAGCAATCAACCGATTGCTACGCCATCTTCCCTGCGGTTAATGATTGTCGAAGACGTCCAAGAAGATGTAGAACTCATTGAGTTAGCACTGAATACTGCTGGCATTGACTGCGCCATACAAGTTGCCGATTCTCTACAGAAATGCGAATCACTGCTGCAAAATGAGGAATTCGATGCAGTGCTAGCTGATTACCGACTGCCAGGGCTGCATGCTCCGGATGTGTTTCAGGCAGTACAGGCACAAAAACCGTTTTTGCCTTTTATTTTAGTGACCGGCAGCTTAGGCGAAGAGGCGGCAGTTGAATGCATCAAAACGGGCATGACCGATTATGTCTTGAAAGATCGGCTTTACCGTCTACCAACCGTATTAGGCAGAGCGTTAGCTGAGGCTCAACTTAAACAGCAGCAGCGTCGGGCGTTAAGACAGATTGAGCAACAAGCTTGGCGAGAGTCCATCCTTAATCAGATTTTTCAGGCCATTCGCGAAACGCTAATTTCTGAAGAGGTGCTGCAAACAACCGTTGATCAATTGCAAGCGGCCTTAGGAGTCGATCGCTGCATCGTGGCCCAGCCAACCCTCGACGGAGAACAGGTCATTGTTGAGTATGTCAGTCTGTCTTCGCCGGAATTGCCCAGTTTCCAAGGATTGGCTTGTCAGCTATGTCGTCATTTTGCGCCCCAGTTAAAGGCCGGGCAGCAGCTTATGCTCACGGTCGAAGATACGGCGCTGTCACTAATAGAAGCCGATTTTTTGCAAGAATATGGCCTGCAATCGGCCCTGTTAACGCCACTCAACTACCAACAAGAGTATTTGGGGGCGTTGACGTTACATCAGATTGACTCACCCCGCCAGTGGAGTTGGGCGGAGCGATCGCTGGTGCAAGCAGTTGCAGAACAATGTGCGATCGCCATTTATCAAATCAAACTCTATGCCCAAGCCCAAAACGAATTAGAACAACGACGACGAATCGAAGACCAACTGCGTCATGACGCCTTTCACGACGGTTTAACGGGTCTTCCTAATCGGGCCTTGTTTTTAGATCGGCTCAACCATGCCCGCCAAATCGCCCATCGCGACCAGACCGAAACCGCGCCCCATGAGTTGGGAGATTTTGCGGTGTTGTTTTTAGATTTGGATGACTTTCGCATTGTTAATGACAGTCTGGGCCACGATGCTGGGGATTTTTTGTTGCAAGTAGTCGCAACTCGCCTGGATCAATGCCTGCGGGTAGGTGATACCCTGGCGCGCACCAGCGGCGATGAGTTTGCCATTTTGCTCGAAGATATCAACAGCATTGATGATGTGCTGGTAGTGGTGGAAAGCATTCAAGCGATCTTGCAACAGCCCATCACCCTGGAATCACAAGAAATTTTCATCAGCTCTTGCATCGGCATCGTCATCGATGCCCCCAACTATGATGATGCCTCGCAGTTGCTCCGCGATGCCGACACCGCCATGTATCAAGCGAAGAATAAGGGGCGCAACAGCTATCAGATTTTTAACTGGACGATGCATACAGAGGTCAAGCAGCGACTACAACTAGAAAACGACCTCCGCCGCGCTTTAAATAAAGATGAGTTTGTCCTGTTTTATCAACCCATTTATCGGCTGTCGCCCCAGCAAAAGCACCGACTGTGCGGCTTTGAAGCTCTGATTCGCTGGCATGACCCCGAGTTAGGGATGCGATCGCCTGACAGTTTTATCCCCATTGCCGAACAAACTGGACTGATCTTACCGATGGGCGAATGGGTGATTTGGCAGGCCTGCCGTCAATGGCAGCAATGGATACAGCGCTGGCCGCAGTTGCAACAGGGCGGTAACATCAGCGTCAATCTTTCTCCCATGCAGTTTGTGCAGCCTGATTTACCCGGCCAAATTGACCGCATTGTTAGCCATACCGGCATCAACTTTCGGCAGTTGCGCATCGAAATCACTGAAAGCGCACTGATGCAAAACGAAACAGCCGCCTTAGAGACGTTAAAGCAGCTCAAGGCGAAAAATATTCAAGTGGCGATGGATGATTTTGGGACGGGCTATTCGTCTCTGAGTTATTTGCTCCGCTTTCCCAAAGATGTCCTCAAGATTGATAAGTCATTCATCTCAACTCTGGAGCAGAGTTCTGACAGTCAGGCCATCGTCAAAACCATTATGGCACTGGGGAAAAATATGGAACTTGACATCGTCGCCGAGGGCATCGAAACGGCTGCGCAGGTACAGTTTTTATTAGAACAAGGCTGTGCTTTGGGGCAGGGCTACTGGTTTTCTGAGCCCCTCACTGAGGTCCAAGCCGAGCAAATCCTAGAGCAGCATTTTGCCACGAGTTAA
- the recF gene encoding DNA replication/repair protein RecF (All proteins in this family for which functions are known are DNA-binding proteins that assist the filamentation of RecA onto DNA for the initiation of recombination or recombinational repair.) → MFLKTLELRHFRNYETQRVEFTAPKTILLGENAQGKSNLLESVELLATLKSHRTSRDRDLIQDGFATAHISAEVRRDVSYADLAITLREKGRRTVARSGEKLRRQLDFLGALNAVQFSSLDLDLVRGGPGVRRVWLDTLLTQLEPVYAYILGQYQQALKQRNALLKQDDRTPDAAQLALWDAQLAALGTRVIRRRSRGLARLVPIAQYWHSAISGKTENLVLQYAPNVPLTEDDPQVIQAAFLEKIQQRAIAEQHQHTSLVGPHRDDIDFTINDTPARQYGSQGQQRTLVLALKLAELELIETVVGEPPLLLLDDVLAELDLKRQNQLLEAIGDRFQTLITTTHLGAFDADWLQRSQICTVQAGQIMTDPKHNRHNTTPL, encoded by the coding sequence ATGTTCCTCAAAACGTTAGAGCTGAGGCATTTTCGCAATTACGAAACCCAACGGGTCGAGTTCACGGCCCCGAAAACTATCTTGCTGGGCGAAAATGCCCAGGGCAAATCGAACCTGCTGGAATCAGTGGAACTGCTCGCCACGCTGAAATCCCATCGCACGAGCCGCGATCGCGACCTGATTCAAGATGGCTTCGCCACCGCCCACATCAGCGCCGAAGTCCGCCGCGACGTGAGTTACGCCGACCTCGCCATCACCCTGCGGGAAAAAGGCCGCCGCACCGTCGCCCGCAGTGGCGAAAAGCTGCGCCGCCAACTGGACTTTCTCGGTGCCCTCAACGCCGTGCAATTCTCCAGCCTCGATCTGGACTTGGTGCGCGGCGGGCCGGGCGTACGCCGCGTCTGGCTCGACACTCTGCTCACCCAACTAGAACCCGTCTACGCCTACATTTTGGGGCAGTATCAGCAAGCCCTCAAGCAGCGCAACGCCCTGCTGAAGCAAGACGATCGCACCCCCGATGCGGCGCAACTGGCCCTGTGGGATGCCCAACTGGCCGCCCTCGGCACCCGCGTGATTCGGCGGCGATCGCGCGGGCTGGCCCGCCTGGTGCCCATCGCCCAATACTGGCACAGCGCCATCAGCGGCAAAACCGAAAATCTAGTGCTGCAATATGCCCCCAACGTCCCTCTTACTGAAGATGACCCCCAAGTGATTCAAGCTGCGTTTTTAGAGAAAATCCAGCAGCGAGCGATCGCCGAGCAGCACCAGCACACCAGCCTCGTCGGCCCCCATCGCGACGACATCGACTTCACCATCAACGACACCCCCGCCCGGCAGTACGGCTCCCAAGGACAACAGCGCACCCTCGTCCTCGCCCTCAAACTGGCGGAACTGGAGCTGATCGAAACCGTCGTCGGCGAACCACCTCTGCTGCTGCTGGATGATGTGCTCGCCGAACTCGACTTAAAGCGGCAAAATCAGCTGTTAGAGGCGATCGGCGATCGCTTTCAAACCCTCATTACCACCACCCATCTGGGCGCGTTTGACGCCGATTGGCTCCAGCGATCGCAAATCTGTACCGTCCAGGCAGGCCAGATCATGACTGACCCCAAACATAACCGCCACAACACCACCCCCCTTTAG
- the mnmH gene encoding tRNA 2-selenouridine(34) synthase MnmH yields the protein MVKRLDIQDFLTAAGPILDVRSPGEYEQGHIPGAISLPLFTNDERAQVGTCYKQQGRDAAVELGFDLVGPKLGAIVRQGKAIAPDHRLRIHCWRGGMRSGSVAWCLETAGLQVATLEGGYKAFRRWARQVFSTPRQIIVLGGMTGTGKTQILHALAQLGEQVLDLEGLANHRGSSYGSLDMPPQPSTEQFENLIGDRLAHLDPARPVWIEAESKRVGTCRVPPELFDQMEAAPTLEVVRPLEERLDILVEIYGQTDRQGLIDATQRIRKRLGGQRTQAAVDCLHRGELREVCKIVLDYYDRTYRYDLERRNQVIPQLDIAGHDPTAAAQLLIEKAPFLLSTNGAR from the coding sequence ATGGTAAAGCGTTTAGACATTCAAGATTTTTTGACGGCGGCTGGCCCGATTCTAGACGTGCGCAGTCCCGGTGAATATGAGCAGGGACACATCCCCGGAGCCATCAGCTTGCCCCTGTTCACCAATGACGAACGGGCGCAAGTGGGGACGTGCTACAAACAGCAGGGGCGCGATGCGGCGGTAGAACTGGGGTTTGACCTGGTGGGGCCAAAGCTGGGGGCAATCGTGCGCCAGGGCAAAGCGATCGCTCCAGATCACCGTCTGCGCATCCACTGCTGGCGCGGGGGCATGCGCAGCGGCAGCGTCGCCTGGTGCCTGGAAACCGCTGGGTTGCAAGTGGCAACCCTGGAGGGCGGCTACAAAGCCTTTCGCCGCTGGGCGCGGCAGGTATTCAGCACGCCCCGGCAAATCATTGTGCTCGGCGGCATGACGGGCACCGGCAAAACCCAGATTTTGCATGCCCTGGCACAACTGGGCGAACAAGTGCTCGATCTCGAAGGACTCGCCAACCATCGCGGTAGCAGCTACGGCAGTCTGGACATGCCGCCCCAACCCAGCACCGAACAATTTGAGAATCTAATCGGAGATCGCCTCGCCCACCTCGATCCCGCCCGCCCCGTGTGGATTGAAGCCGAAAGCAAGCGAGTCGGCACCTGCCGCGTGCCCCCCGAACTCTTTGACCAGATGGAAGCCGCCCCCACCCTCGAAGTCGTCCGCCCCCTCGAAGAACGACTCGACATCCTGGTAGAAATTTACGGCCAAACCGATCGCCAGGGTCTCATCGACGCCACCCAGCGCATTCGCAAACGCCTCGGCGGACAGCGCACCCAAGCAGCGGTGGACTGTCTCCATCGCGGCGAACTGCGGGAAGTCTGCAAAATCGTGCTCGACTACTACGATCGCACCTACCGCTACGATTTAGAACGCCGCAATCAAGTCATTCCCCAACTGGATATTGCTGGCCACGACCCGACCGCCGCCGCCCAACTGCTGATCGAGAAAGCGCCCTTTTTGCTGTCAACTAACGGGGCTCGCTAA
- a CDS encoding helix-turn-helix domain-containing protein, protein MPKKYIVRLSKCEQEELQSVIKKLKGSSQKVRRAQILLKADASGPNWTDERIAEAFCCRTKTVENIRKRLVEQGFEVAVNGLKRQSAPTPKLLDGEQEAQVIAMRLGKPPKGYGNWSLRLLARQVVELDIVESVSHETIRQTLKKMG, encoded by the coding sequence ATGCCCAAGAAATATATTGTCCGCCTGAGCAAATGCGAACAAGAGGAACTACAAAGCGTCATAAAAAAGCTCAAAGGCAGTAGCCAGAAAGTTCGCCGGGCTCAAATTTTGCTGAAAGCGGATGCCTCAGGACCAAACTGGACTGATGAACGCATTGCCGAAGCTTTTTGCTGTCGGACAAAAACCGTTGAGAACATCCGTAAACGTTTAGTAGAGCAGGGGTTCGAAGTCGCCGTAAACGGCCTGAAACGGCAGAGTGCGCCAACGCCAAAGTTACTTGATGGGGAGCAAGAAGCGCAGGTGATTGCGATGCGTCTAGGCAAACCACCCAAGGGGTATGGTAACTGGTCACTGCGGCTGCTGGCCCGCCAAGTGGTTGAGTTAGATATTGTTGAATCAGTGAGCCACGAAACCATCCGCCAGACGCTGAAAAAAATGGGATGA
- a CDS encoding thioredoxin family protein: MSLKADESTFEAEVLGSPVPVLVHFWAPWCGVCRLVEPLLLSLQDEWLSNFRLVDVNADENFRLANQYRLTTLPTILLFQNGELCHRIEGINSRDGLKASLAKYLNACSHQLVGLEPAIKIQPYTEA; this comes from the coding sequence ATGTCTTTGAAGGCTGACGAATCGACTTTTGAGGCTGAAGTGCTGGGATCACCTGTTCCCGTCCTCGTCCATTTTTGGGCTCCCTGGTGTGGTGTATGCCGCTTAGTTGAGCCGCTGCTGCTGAGCTTGCAAGATGAGTGGTTAAGCAATTTCCGGTTGGTAGATGTCAATGCTGATGAGAACTTCCGGTTGGCAAACCAGTATCGCTTGACCACATTACCCACGATTTTGCTGTTTCAGAATGGTGAGCTTTGCCACCGCATTGAGGGCATCAACAGCCGTGATGGACTCAAGGCTTCCTTAGCCAAGTATCTGAATGCTTGTAGTCATCAGCTTGTCGGCTTAGAACCCGCAATCAAAATTCAGCCTTACACCGAAGCTTAG
- a CDS encoding TIGR04168 family protein, whose translation MIDIAAPNPSLQIAVIGDVHDQWDEQDIAALQSLKVDLVLFVGDFGNESVDVVRSIASLPLPKAAIFGNHDAWYTATPWGRRKCPYDRQSEDWVQQQIDLLGPADVSYSKRDFPELGVTVIGGRPFSWGGSEWKYEAFYRDRYGVHSFEESLARMKAAIDAAAFDTLIFVGHCGPTGLGDAPESPCGRDWKPLGGDFGDPDFAAAIAYAQRLGKSVPLVTFGHMHHHLRHRQDRLRQRVSRDSADTLYLNVACVPRIVQTATTCAHNFSLVTLTKQQVQRSHLVWVDQTHTITSTEDLLAELSPQKPLQPLS comes from the coding sequence ATGATAGATATTGCTGCTCCCAACCCCTCTCTGCAAATTGCTGTGATTGGGGATGTCCATGACCAATGGGATGAGCAAGATATCGCGGCATTACAAAGCCTGAAAGTCGATTTAGTGCTGTTTGTGGGCGATTTTGGCAATGAGTCAGTGGATGTAGTGCGCTCGATCGCCTCTCTGCCCTTGCCCAAAGCCGCAATTTTTGGCAACCACGATGCTTGGTATACGGCCACTCCCTGGGGTCGCCGTAAATGTCCTTATGATCGCCAGAGCGAAGATTGGGTCCAACAGCAAATCGATTTGCTAGGGCCAGCGGATGTTAGCTACAGCAAACGCGATTTTCCGGAGTTGGGGGTGACGGTGATTGGGGGGCGGCCTTTTAGTTGGGGCGGCTCTGAGTGGAAATATGAGGCGTTTTATCGCGATCGCTACGGCGTCCACAGTTTTGAGGAATCTCTGGCGCGGATGAAAGCGGCCATTGATGCTGCGGCCTTTGACACTTTAATTTTCGTCGGTCACTGCGGACCAACGGGGCTAGGCGATGCGCCCGAATCTCCCTGCGGACGGGATTGGAAACCCCTGGGCGGTGATTTTGGCGATCCTGATTTTGCGGCGGCGATCGCCTATGCTCAGCGGCTTGGCAAATCAGTGCCTCTCGTGACCTTTGGCCACATGCATCACCACTTGCGCCATCGGCAAGATCGGCTGCGACAACGAGTCAGTCGCGATTCTGCTGACACGCTTTATCTCAATGTCGCTTGCGTTCCCCGTATCGTGCAAACGGCCACGACCTGCGCCCACAATTTTTCCCTGGTCACCTTGACTAAGCAGCAGGTACAGCGATCGCACCTCGTTTGGGTAGACCAGACTCACACCATCACCTCGACAGAAGACTTGCTGGCTGAGTTATCACCCCAAAAACCGTTACAACCCCTAAGCTAG